A single genomic interval of uncultured Desulfobacter sp. harbors:
- a CDS encoding DUF748 domain-containing protein: MKKYFTVKIVSSSAAILFVLYLLLTGLVMPWAGKRIAVNFLTKSLGRQAVIESITFNPFTLETRVKNFVVESKINGETLASIQEIYLNLSASSLLHLAPVISAVQVTAPEFSLHLNKDNTLNISDLLENKKETPAPEPKPVEEASDALFEFKVSNIKITNAALVFTDHIRSVTHSVAQLNFDLPFVSSMEKDLATPVKAVINCLVNKARVDINVSGVPFQNDLAANGTVSVNGIAFTDFRPYLAPYLGDNVTLEHVAADLNFKVGFTQAGLGVEVSDGQVTLDKFGLTEQGKKEPLVQFDQLALSQISCNLLKQQASVGLMALHKAQVKVNRDKKGRLDLLTAIEQALKIGKEPGAKATTDQSVHTKQAVTKQDTQNASAPAWVATIHKTVFDQCQAQFIDQSTKEPVTVVLKDIGVTVENISTKKGEKSTFNASMTNKNNGKIDLDGTFDISGPGATVNINLNRIDVNTAEPYFTDFLKISIAKGTLNTKGKVVVTPAEKKNNPPNITYKGQASLNNFLSKNKVDGTDFFSCKSLYATGMDISLNPLKVVIKDIALTDFYQRAILNKNARLNYKQIMEVSIKDISPTSVYQRAIFKKNARLNHKQIMVKQPTNKTAAKSKIKTGTAPVKSSGEMPDVRIDAITLQGGHINFSDYFTKPNFTANMTEIAGSLTGVSSKSKAHANVVLKGVHGGYAPLDITGRFDPFTGKRFIDLTVSFKNIELPKFNVYSKKYLGYEIEKGKLILDLHYNIDRDKLNSRNRIFFDQLTLGKKVDSDDATSLPLEFAISLLKNSKGEIDLDLPITGDISDPEFNLGKVVGTALRHFIMGIVTTPFKFLGSLVGAGSGQDLGYVAFDPGKSRLDQDQKDKLDKLAIVLGEKPNLKLEIMSQYNKLNDAERLRYDAYEAMVLSMDKKLPADGTVTLADLDEEKRTRLIEKAYDNAQFPKPRDASGKEKELTLDEKEKLLVTSMPLDGDALSDLGRQRGHEIADYLTKIGKIDIKRVFITEPDPVIENEENNTRIKATFKLK, encoded by the coding sequence ATGAAGAAATATTTTACGGTAAAAATAGTGTCATCAAGTGCTGCTATTCTGTTTGTTTTATATCTGCTTTTGACAGGGCTTGTAATGCCTTGGGCCGGAAAACGCATTGCTGTAAATTTCCTGACCAAAAGCCTGGGGCGTCAAGCAGTGATTGAATCCATAACTTTTAATCCGTTTACCCTGGAAACCCGGGTTAAAAATTTTGTTGTTGAAAGTAAAATAAATGGGGAAACTCTGGCCTCGATTCAGGAAATTTATCTCAATTTGTCTGCCTCATCCCTGCTTCATCTGGCTCCGGTAATTTCGGCTGTTCAGGTGACAGCGCCTGAATTTTCACTTCATTTGAATAAGGACAACACTTTAAATATTTCAGACTTGCTTGAAAATAAAAAGGAAACACCTGCGCCGGAGCCTAAGCCTGTTGAAGAAGCGTCCGACGCTTTGTTTGAGTTCAAGGTGTCAAATATAAAAATTACGAATGCGGCTCTGGTTTTCACCGATCATATCCGTTCCGTCACCCATTCAGTAGCGCAGTTGAATTTTGATCTGCCCTTTGTTAGCAGTATGGAAAAAGATCTGGCAACGCCTGTCAAAGCAGTTATCAACTGCTTGGTGAATAAGGCCCGAGTGGATATCAATGTATCGGGTGTTCCCTTTCAAAATGACTTGGCTGCCAACGGCACTGTTTCTGTTAACGGTATTGCCTTTACAGATTTTCGTCCCTATCTGGCACCCTATCTCGGCGATAATGTCACCCTTGAACATGTGGCTGCCGATCTGAATTTTAAGGTGGGATTCACCCAGGCGGGTTTAGGTGTCGAGGTATCCGACGGCCAGGTGACCCTGGATAAGTTTGGTCTGACGGAGCAGGGTAAAAAAGAGCCCTTGGTACAGTTCGACCAACTGGCACTATCCCAAATCTCCTGTAATCTTTTAAAACAGCAGGCCAGTGTGGGCCTTATGGCACTTCATAAGGCCCAGGTCAAGGTTAACCGGGATAAAAAAGGCCGGTTGGACTTGCTTACAGCAATTGAACAGGCCTTAAAAATCGGGAAAGAACCCGGCGCAAAGGCTACGACGGATCAGTCTGTACATACAAAACAGGCCGTAACGAAACAGGATACGCAGAATGCCTCTGCACCTGCCTGGGTTGCGACGATACATAAAACGGTTTTTGACCAGTGCCAGGCCCAGTTCATTGATCAGTCTACAAAAGAGCCGGTGACCGTGGTTCTGAAGGACATTGGTGTCACGGTTGAAAATATCTCCACAAAAAAAGGGGAAAAATCAACCTTCAACGCATCCATGACCAACAAGAATAATGGGAAAATTGATCTTGACGGCACCTTTGATATTTCAGGACCTGGGGCAACCGTGAACATAAACCTCAACCGGATTGACGTGAATACGGCAGAACCTTATTTTACTGATTTTTTAAAAATTTCAATAGCCAAGGGAACTCTTAATACCAAGGGTAAGGTGGTCGTGACCCCGGCCGAAAAGAAAAATAATCCACCAAATATAACATACAAGGGCCAAGCTTCCCTTAACAATTTTCTGTCCAAAAACAAGGTGGATGGCACCGATTTTTTTTCATGCAAATCGCTCTATGCCACGGGCATGGATATCTCCTTAAACCCCTTGAAGGTGGTGATTAAGGACATTGCGCTGACTGATTTTTACCAGCGAGCTATACTTAACAAAAACGCCCGGCTCAATTATAAACAGATCATGGAGGTGTCGATTAAAGACATTTCGCCGACCAGTGTTTATCAGCGAGCTATATTTAAAAAAAACGCCAGGCTCAATCATAAGCAGATCATGGTGAAACAACCCACAAACAAGACTGCCGCCAAAAGTAAAATCAAGACCGGCACGGCTCCGGTTAAGAGTAGCGGCGAGATGCCCGACGTTCGCATTGACGCCATTACCCTGCAGGGTGGTCATATCAATTTTAGCGACTATTTTACCAAACCCAATTTCACCGCCAACATGACTGAGATTGCAGGCAGCCTTACGGGTGTGTCCTCCAAAAGCAAAGCGCATGCCAATGTTGTACTCAAAGGTGTACATGGCGGGTATGCACCGTTGGATATTACCGGCCGGTTCGATCCTTTCACGGGCAAGCGTTTTATTGATCTGACCGTATCCTTTAAAAATATTGAGCTGCCTAAATTTAATGTATATTCAAAAAAGTATTTGGGGTATGAAATTGAAAAGGGGAAACTTATTTTGGATCTGCATTACAATATAGACAGGGATAAGCTCAATTCAAGGAATCGTATCTTTTTTGATCAGTTGACCCTGGGCAAGAAAGTGGACAGTGACGATGCGACTTCTCTGCCTCTGGAATTTGCCATTTCCCTACTTAAAAATTCCAAGGGCGAGATTGACCTTGACTTGCCTATTACAGGAGATATCAGCGATCCGGAATTTAATTTGGGAAAAGTTGTGGGAACGGCACTGAGACATTTCATTATGGGAATTGTGACGACCCCCTTTAAATTTTTAGGCAGCCTTGTGGGTGCCGGCAGTGGCCAGGACCTGGGATATGTGGCGTTTGACCCGGGAAAAAGCCGGCTGGATCAGGACCAGAAAGACAAACTGGACAAGCTTGCAATTGTGCTGGGTGAAAAACCGAATCTGAAACTTGAAATTATGAGTCAGTACAATAAACTTAACGACGCCGAGCGATTAAGATATGATGCCTATGAAGCCATGGTTTTATCCATGGACAAAAAACTGCCTGCAGACGGTACGGTGACACTGGCTGATTTGGATGAAGAGAAACGCACCCGTCTCATTGAAAAGGCCTATGATAATGCCCAATTTCCTAAACCCAGGGATGCCTCCGGAAAGGAAAAAGAGTTGACCCTGGATGAAAAGGAAAAGCTTTTGGTCACCAGCATGCCCCTGGATGGGGATGCCTTAAGTGACCTTGGGCGGCAGCGTGGCCATGAAATTGCCGATTATCTAACAAAAATCGGTAAGATTGATATAAAACGCGTATTTATTACAGAGCCTGATCCTGTTATTGAAAATGAAGAAAATAATACCAGGATTAAGGCGACATTTAAGTTAAAATAG
- the dinB gene encoding DNA polymerase IV — translation MILHVDMDAFFASVEQRDNPDLLGKPVIVAGHSSRSVVSAASYEARKFGIHSAMPVFQARQKCPHIIIQPGSREKYARDSRKIMAILRQFSPLVEPVSIDEAFLDITGCEKLIGTPEQAAKKIKTQISNHLALSCSVGAAPVRFLAKIASDMNKPDGLTIIRPEAMAQVIDTLPISKVPGVGAKAMAQMQRLQIKTLGDVKKFDSKLLNNKFGSFGQRLFQLARGIDPTPIEPERPRKSISGEVTLSCDISDPRDVKSMLLAQAHRVGNELRAGNQRCKKVSIKLKFSDFSQITRSRTLETWISSSNAIFDQALLLYYSLNITKKIRLVGVGVSEFQKTEKPIQLSLFTDENQINNRQWEAVDRAMDSVLAKFGPDALKKATLKNQNVSHKYIGDQKVNPLCAVEVTITGRVQGVYFRHETKLAARDRRLSGHVKNMPDGTVQALFQGEQESIQDMLAWCRKGSPLSEVTDVNTRTVSVDPALTHFEIRY, via the coding sequence ATGATCCTCCATGTGGACATGGATGCATTTTTTGCATCAGTGGAGCAGCGGGACAACCCGGATCTTTTAGGTAAACCCGTTATTGTGGCCGGGCATTCCAGCCGCAGTGTGGTATCCGCAGCCAGTTATGAAGCAAGAAAATTCGGCATCCATTCAGCCATGCCCGTATTCCAGGCCAGGCAGAAATGCCCGCACATCATTATTCAGCCGGGAAGCCGGGAAAAATATGCCCGGGACTCAAGAAAGATCATGGCTATTTTAAGGCAGTTCTCGCCTTTGGTGGAACCTGTTTCCATTGATGAAGCCTTTCTGGACATCACAGGGTGTGAAAAACTGATCGGCACGCCTGAACAGGCTGCAAAAAAAATTAAAACTCAAATTAGCAATCACCTCGCCCTGAGCTGTTCCGTAGGTGCGGCACCGGTCCGTTTCCTGGCAAAAATAGCATCGGATATGAACAAACCGGACGGGCTGACCATTATTCGTCCAGAGGCCATGGCCCAGGTGATTGACACCCTTCCCATCAGCAAGGTGCCAGGCGTCGGTGCCAAGGCCATGGCTCAGATGCAACGCCTTCAAATTAAAACCCTGGGCGATGTAAAAAAATTTGACTCCAAACTATTAAACAACAAATTCGGCAGTTTCGGACAAAGGCTGTTCCAGCTGGCCCGAGGGATTGATCCCACCCCCATAGAGCCGGAAAGGCCCCGCAAATCAATCTCCGGAGAAGTCACATTGTCCTGTGATATTTCAGATCCCCGGGACGTGAAGTCCATGCTTCTTGCCCAGGCCCACAGGGTCGGCAATGAATTGCGGGCCGGCAACCAAAGATGTAAAAAGGTCAGCATTAAACTGAAATTTTCCGATTTTTCCCAAATCACCCGGAGCAGAACCCTCGAAACATGGATTTCATCATCCAATGCTATTTTTGACCAGGCACTTTTATTATACTATAGTTTAAACATTACAAAAAAAATTCGCCTGGTAGGGGTGGGAGTTTCTGAATTCCAGAAAACCGAAAAACCCATTCAATTATCGTTGTTTACCGATGAAAACCAAATAAATAACAGGCAATGGGAGGCTGTGGACCGGGCCATGGATTCAGTGCTCGCTAAATTCGGCCCGGATGCCCTGAAAAAGGCAACCCTGAAAAACCAGAACGTTTCACACAAATACATAGGAGACCAGAAAGTGAACCCACTTTGTGCTGTGGAAGTGACCATTACAGGAAGGGTCCAAGGCGTATACTTCAGACATGAAACCAAACTGGCAGCCCGGGATCGGCGTCTGTCAGGCCATGTTAAAAATATGCCCGACGGGACGGTCCAAGCCCTGTTCCAGGGCGAGCAGGAGAGCATACAGGATATGCTGGCCTGGTGCCGAAAAGGTTCCCCGCTGTCAGAAGTAACGGATGTAAACACCCGAACGGTTTCGGTGGATCCGGCATTAACACATTTTGAAATCCGCTATTAA
- a CDS encoding extracellular solute-binding protein has protein sequence MLSRQVSFTILAILFFSLSGGLFGCSSDQPQHVPPSEPPSNAGLAPLVYQKLPDNIQWLTNDTDPVFASDNAIKGGVVREAIMNFPMTFRVVGPDSNGSFRNAILNNQLSLINIHPVSRRIIPELATHWAYAPDKKTMYFKLDPDARWSDGVPVTARDYLYTLTFMRSEHIVAPWYNDYYTREIESVTAFDDYTIAVKSTKAVPDLYLKLGISPTPEHFFRSLEDDFVSRFNWAIVPNTGAYQISDFKKGRFIRFSRKKQWWAKDRRYFKNRFNVDSVLFTVIRDFNMQWEYFKKGRLDTFGMVLPKFWHQKSNTPVINNGYVERIWFFNDLEQPSRGLWLNLDRPIFKDIRVRQAFAYAMNMDKVINQVLRGDYFRLPQAFYGYGEYTDYAIKPRGYDISRVELLMKQAGWHRGPDGIWKQGDMRFSVTVTYYLEEHMPRLAVLKEEALKAGIELELERLDPTAMFKKTLEKKHDVAWMGWSTGMRPSFWQGWHSDNAHKPQTNNITNTDDPELDSLIDRYRDSLDEQERINLSRTIQNKIHDICAYVPSYMVPYVRLAYWRWMRLPTFHGTPVSDGLFDPFASDTGGLFWIDDHIREQTLAAMKAKQVLAPVTIIDDKYKRKVLSE, from the coding sequence GTGCTATCCAGGCAGGTTTCATTTACAATATTGGCTATTCTTTTTTTTAGCCTTTCGGGTGGGCTGTTCGGATGTTCATCGGATCAACCCCAACACGTCCCCCCATCTGAACCGCCTTCCAATGCAGGGCTTGCGCCCCTTGTGTATCAAAAATTGCCGGATAATATCCAGTGGCTTACCAATGATACGGATCCGGTGTTTGCCTCGGACAATGCTATAAAAGGCGGGGTGGTCCGGGAGGCCATCATGAATTTTCCCATGACCTTCAGGGTGGTGGGACCGGATTCTAACGGCTCTTTTAGAAACGCAATTCTGAACAACCAGCTCTCTTTGATCAATATTCATCCGGTCTCGCGGCGTATTATCCCCGAGCTTGCCACCCACTGGGCCTATGCCCCGGATAAAAAGACCATGTATTTCAAGCTGGACCCTGATGCCCGGTGGTCGGACGGGGTGCCGGTTACCGCCAGGGATTATTTGTATACCCTTACATTCATGCGCTCTGAACATATTGTGGCACCCTGGTATAATGATTATTACACCCGGGAGATCGAATCGGTTACCGCCTTTGACGACTATACCATTGCGGTGAAAAGCACCAAGGCCGTGCCTGACCTTTATCTTAAACTTGGCATCAGTCCAACGCCTGAACATTTTTTTAGAAGCCTTGAGGATGACTTTGTCTCCCGGTTCAACTGGGCGATTGTGCCCAATACCGGGGCTTACCAGATCAGTGATTTTAAAAAAGGGCGGTTTATCCGGTTTTCCCGTAAAAAACAGTGGTGGGCAAAGGACCGGCGATATTTTAAAAATCGGTTTAACGTGGATTCGGTGCTTTTCACGGTAATCCGTGATTTCAACATGCAGTGGGAATATTTTAAGAAAGGCCGGTTGGATACGTTTGGTATGGTGCTGCCCAAATTCTGGCACCAGAAATCCAACACCCCGGTGATTAATAACGGGTATGTGGAACGCATCTGGTTTTTCAATGATCTGGAACAGCCGTCCAGGGGGCTGTGGCTGAACCTGGACCGGCCTATATTCAAGGATATTCGGGTCCGCCAGGCCTTTGCCTATGCCATGAATATGGATAAAGTGATCAATCAGGTTTTACGGGGTGATTATTTCCGGTTGCCCCAGGCCTTTTACGGATATGGAGAATATACGGATTACGCCATTAAACCCCGCGGCTACGATATTTCAAGGGTTGAATTGCTGATGAAGCAAGCCGGCTGGCACAGAGGGCCGGACGGCATCTGGAAGCAAGGGGATATGCGATTTTCCGTTACCGTGACATATTATCTGGAAGAGCATATGCCCCGGTTGGCCGTCTTGAAGGAAGAAGCGCTCAAGGCCGGAATTGAACTGGAATTAGAGCGCCTTGATCCCACGGCCATGTTTAAGAAAACCCTGGAAAAAAAGCATGATGTGGCCTGGATGGGATGGAGTACCGGTATGCGGCCCTCCTTTTGGCAGGGATGGCACTCGGACAATGCACATAAACCCCAGACCAACAACATAACCAATACGGATGACCCTGAACTGGACTCGCTCATTGACCGTTACCGGGACAGCCTGGATGAGCAGGAACGCATCAATCTGTCTAGAACGATTCAAAATAAAATACATGATATCTGTGCATACGTGCCATCATACATGGTGCCCTATGTCCGGCTGGCCTATTGGCGCTGGATGCGGTTGCCGACATTTCACGGCACCCCTGTGTCCGATGGGTTGTTTGATCCTTTTGCCTCGGATACGGGCGGGCTCTTCTGGATTGATGATCACATTCGGGAACAGACCCTTGCCGCCATGAAAGCCAAACAGGTGTTAGCCCCTGTTACGATAATTGATGACAAGTATAAAAGAAAGGTCCTGTCCGAATGA
- a CDS encoding ABC transporter ATP-binding protein translates to MNQTDRPPLLAVKHLGVAFQTDQGQILAVDDVSFELKSGQVLGIAGESGCGKSVTALSLMRLLPKPVSKIQEGEILFKGENLLDLPIDAMRKIRGKKISMIFQEPMNALNPVHTVGRQIAESYSLHFPGMGTKEKNKASLQMLEKVGIPDARQVMTKYPHQLSGGMRQRVMIGMALACEPDILIADEPTTALDVTVQAQIMDLIFKFRDTTGMAVILITHDLGLIAENCDRVIIMYAGTVAESASVTSLFRHPFHPYTKGLLQSIPSLAQTAKEPLPTIPGNVPVLSEMPVGCRFVKRCKHALPQCENHRPRLMSVSSSHFAACHLVYDCEKKLNFDK, encoded by the coding sequence ATGAATCAAACGGATCGTCCACCGCTTTTAGCCGTGAAGCATCTTGGGGTTGCATTTCAGACCGACCAGGGACAAATCCTTGCCGTGGATGATGTCAGCTTTGAACTCAAGTCCGGTCAGGTGCTGGGGATTGCCGGGGAATCCGGGTGCGGCAAGAGTGTGACAGCCTTGAGTTTGATGCGCCTTTTGCCAAAGCCTGTGTCAAAAATTCAAGAAGGTGAAATCCTGTTTAAAGGAGAAAATCTACTTGATTTACCCATTGATGCCATGCGTAAAATCCGGGGCAAAAAAATATCCATGATTTTTCAAGAGCCTATGAACGCATTGAACCCGGTTCATACCGTAGGCCGGCAGATCGCAGAAAGTTATTCCCTGCATTTCCCGGGCATGGGGACAAAAGAGAAAAATAAAGCATCGTTGCAGATGCTTGAAAAGGTGGGTATCCCTGATGCCCGGCAGGTCATGACAAAGTATCCCCATCAATTGTCCGGCGGGATGCGCCAGCGGGTAATGATCGGCATGGCACTTGCCTGTGAACCGGATATTCTCATTGCCGATGAGCCCACCACGGCCTTGGATGTAACCGTGCAGGCCCAGATCATGGACCTTATTTTTAAATTCCGGGATACAACAGGTATGGCTGTGATTTTAATTACCCATGATCTTGGACTGATCGCAGAGAACTGTGACAGAGTGATTATCATGTATGCCGGTACCGTGGCAGAGAGCGCTTCTGTGACAAGCCTGTTTCGGCACCCTTTTCACCCTTACACCAAAGGACTTTTACAATCCATACCTTCCCTGGCGCAAACGGCGAAAGAACCGCTTCCCACCATTCCCGGAAATGTGCCTGTTTTGTCGGAAATGCCTGTGGGGTGTCGGTTTGTCAAACGTTGCAAACATGCATTGCCGCAGTGCGAAAATCATCGTCCCCGGCTGATGTCCGTCTCTTCCAGCCATTTTGCCGCGTGTCATTTGGTTTATGATTGTGAAAAAAAATTAAATTTTGATAAATAA
- a CDS encoding cold-shock protein — protein sequence MANGIVKWFNDAKGYGFIEQEEGPDVFVHHTGINATGFKSLNEGDRVTFDVEDGQKGPAAVNVTVQ from the coding sequence ATGGCAAATGGGATCGTAAAGTGGTTTAATGATGCAAAGGGATACGGATTTATCGAACAGGAAGAGGGACCTGACGTATTCGTGCATCATACCGGCATCAATGCAACAGGCTTTAAATCTCTTAATGAGGGTGACCGGGTCACTTTTGATGTAGAGGACGGACAGAAAGGACCTGCAGCGGTCAACGTAACTGTTCAGTAA
- a CDS encoding ABC transporter ATP-binding protein, with product MDLNNMDGPDSKKNSKPILDIQHLKKYFPVTSGVFLRRTGNVHAVDDISFSVFKGETLGIVGESGCGKTTLGRCIMGLYPLTQGRILLDGKPLSAMTRNMRKAFSTRAQMIFQDPFESLNPRQTVRQILEEKFRIHGVSQQKTATQIELLLDQVGLDPGALTKYPHEFSGGQRQRIGIARAISMTPQIVICDEPVSALDVSVQSKILNLLLDLQSAMGLTYLFISHDLSVVRHMSDRIIVMYLGRIMEIADAQNLYNHPGHPYTKALLEAVPIADPDHPSKRTPLKGEIPSAEHPPPGCRFSSRCPMAQSLCFEKAPALSVCRHDSGHLTACHFPLSD from the coding sequence ATGGATTTAAATAATATGGACGGGCCGGACAGTAAAAAAAACAGCAAGCCGATTCTGGATATCCAGCATTTGAAAAAATATTTTCCGGTCACTTCGGGTGTTTTCCTGCGCCGGACCGGTAATGTCCATGCGGTGGATGATATCAGTTTTTCGGTGTTCAAGGGGGAAACCCTTGGTATCGTGGGCGAATCCGGGTGCGGAAAAACCACGTTGGGCCGATGTATCATGGGGTTGTATCCCTTGACCCAGGGGCGCATTCTTCTGGATGGAAAACCACTGTCTGCCATGACCCGGAATATGCGTAAAGCGTTTTCAACCCGGGCGCAGATGATTTTTCAGGACCCTTTTGAATCCTTAAACCCCAGGCAGACCGTGCGCCAAATTTTGGAAGAAAAGTTTCGTATTCACGGGGTCTCACAACAGAAAACGGCTACACAGATTGAGCTGTTACTGGATCAGGTGGGTCTTGACCCCGGGGCTTTAACCAAATATCCCCATGAGTTTTCAGGGGGGCAGCGTCAGCGCATCGGTATAGCCCGGGCCATCAGCATGACTCCACAGATCGTTATCTGTGATGAACCGGTTTCCGCCCTGGATGTTTCGGTTCAGTCAAAAATTTTGAATCTGTTGCTGGATCTGCAGTCTGCAATGGGCCTGACATACCTGTTTATTTCCCATGATCTGTCCGTGGTCCGCCACATGTCCGACCGTATCATTGTCATGTACCTGGGCCGTATCATGGAAATTGCGGATGCCCAAAACCTATATAATCATCCGGGCCATCCCTATACAAAGGCATTACTGGAGGCTGTGCCTATCGCCGATCCGGATCATCCGTCAAAAAGAACCCCGCTTAAAGGGGAAATCCCTTCAGCTGAACATCCGCCCCCGGGGTGCAGATTTTCTTCCCGCTGTCCTATGGCCCAATCCCTGTGTTTTGAAAAGGCGCCAGCGCTTTCCGTCTGCCGGCATGATTCTGGGCATCTGACAGCCTGCCATTTTCCTCTGTCCGATTAG